From a single Calothrix sp. NIES-2098 genomic region:
- a CDS encoding 1-deoxy-D-xylulose 5-phosphate reductoisomerase, which yields MKAITLVGSTGSIGTQTLDIVSQYPDQFRIVGLAAGSNVEMLAAQIRQFRPQIAAICVEDKLPALQEAIKDLDPQPILLAGEAGVIEVARYGDAETVVTGIVGCAGLLPTIAAIEAGKDIALANKETLIAGGPVVLPLVEKHGVKLLPADSEHSAIFQCLQGVPKGGLRKILLTASGGAFRDWEVEKLAEVTVADALKHPNWSMGRKITVDSATLMNKGLEVIEAHFLFGLDYDQIEIVIHPQSIIHSLIELQDTSVLAQLGWPDMRLPLLYALSWPDRIYTDWERLDLVKAGNLTFREPDHQKYPCMRLAYAAGQAGGSMPAVLNAANEQAVALFLEEKIRFLDIPRCIELVCDRHQNDNCKNPSLDDIVAADKWARQEVLTATENLSSHSQVVSLR from the coding sequence GTGAAAGCTATTACTCTTGTTGGTTCCACTGGCTCTATTGGTACTCAGACTTTAGATATTGTTTCCCAGTACCCAGATCAGTTTCGGATTGTAGGATTGGCAGCGGGAAGTAATGTAGAAATGTTGGCTGCTCAAATTCGGCAGTTTCGACCGCAGATAGCAGCTATTTGTGTAGAAGACAAATTGCCAGCGCTGCAAGAAGCAATCAAAGACCTCGATCCCCAGCCAATTCTTCTCGCTGGCGAAGCGGGAGTTATAGAAGTTGCTCGTTATGGTGATGCTGAAACAGTAGTCACTGGTATCGTTGGATGTGCAGGATTACTCCCCACCATCGCTGCTATTGAAGCTGGTAAAGATATCGCCTTAGCAAACAAAGAAACTCTCATTGCTGGTGGGCCTGTAGTTCTACCTTTAGTAGAAAAACACGGTGTAAAACTACTACCCGCAGACTCAGAACATTCCGCAATCTTTCAATGCCTCCAAGGTGTACCAAAAGGCGGTTTAAGGAAGATTTTGCTCACTGCATCTGGTGGAGCTTTTCGAGATTGGGAGGTAGAAAAGTTAGCAGAAGTAACTGTTGCCGATGCTCTCAAGCATCCTAACTGGTCAATGGGACGTAAAATCACCGTAGATTCTGCAACTTTAATGAATAAGGGATTAGAAGTAATTGAGGCGCACTTTCTCTTTGGTTTGGATTATGACCAAATCGAGATTGTCATCCATCCCCAAAGCATCATTCACTCGCTGATTGAACTACAAGATACTTCCGTTTTAGCTCAACTCGGCTGGCCAGATATGCGCTTACCCTTACTCTATGCTTTATCTTGGCCCGATCGCATCTACACTGACTGGGAAAGATTGGATTTGGTGAAAGCTGGAAACTTAACCTTCCGCGAACCAGACCATCAAAAGTATCCTTGTATGCGGCTAGCTTATGCTGCGGGACAGGCTGGTGGTTCGATGCCTGCTGTATTAAATGCTGCTAATGAGCAAGCTGTGGCTTTATTTTTAGAAGAAAAAATTCGCTTTTTAGATATTCCCCGTTGTATCGAATTGGTGTGCGATCGCCATCAAAATGATAACTGTAAAAATCCCTCTTTAGATGACATTGTGGCAGCAGATAAATGGGCAAGACAAGAAGTTTTAACAGCAACTGAAAATTTATCAAGCCACTCGCAAGTAGTTTCGTTGCGATAA